In Persicimonas caeni, a single window of DNA contains:
- a CDS encoding arylsulfatase has protein sequence MPKKKFNGRIALDIRDAQPDWSPYEPPKAKRDAPNVFYIVWDDVGFGAFECFGGMIETPNMTRLANQGLRYTNFHTTALCSPTRSCLLTGRNATSNGMGCISEASSGFPGSNGHVPFENGYISETLVDEGYNTYAVGKWHLTPGEETHMAANKRQWPLGRGFERFYGFLGGETDQWYPDLVQDNQPIEQPARPEEGYHLSVDLADTAIQYIRDAKVIAPQKPWLMYFCPGAGHAPHQVPQEWADKYKGKFDMGWDAYREQTLQKQIEMGILPEGTELPPINAYVDETSAEGKEWPEGDVIRDWDSLDEDEKTLFCRMAEVYAGFVSHCDHHIGRVLDYLEESGQLDNTIVVVVSDNGASGEGGPNGSVNENKFFNGIPDSLEENMKYLDVLGSTETYNHYPNGWAQAFCAPFKMYKRYSGHEGGTADPCIVSWPRGIQAKGEIRDQYIHATDIVPTIYDCLDFEPPAEVKGYTQSELEGVSFKHTFEDASAPTHKRMQIYGMLGTRGIWAEGWHAAAVHPAISGWSHFAEDRWELFHLDEDRTQAHDLADEHPDKLEKLKQLWFMLAGKYNALPIDDRTAPEVLMTPRPQPAPERNVYVYYPNCADVPEMVAANTHGRSYDIACELTVDEERAEGVLFAHGGRFGGHSLYVHERRLHYVYNWLGENEQKVTSNKCIPTGRHTFGARFDLTGTDGPSPTGTVELYIDEECVGTLDIKTQPAHFALGGEGLAVGRDGGQPVSSDYKSPFEFTGGTIKQVNIDLRGERIRDLEQEAKAMMSRE, from the coding sequence ATGCCAAAGAAGAAATTCAACGGACGTATCGCCCTCGATATCCGCGACGCCCAGCCAGACTGGTCGCCCTACGAGCCGCCCAAGGCGAAGCGCGACGCCCCCAACGTGTTCTACATCGTGTGGGACGACGTCGGGTTTGGCGCCTTCGAGTGTTTCGGTGGGATGATTGAGACGCCCAATATGACGCGTCTGGCTAACCAAGGCTTGCGCTACACCAACTTCCACACCACCGCCTTGTGCTCGCCGACGCGCTCGTGCTTGTTGACGGGTCGCAACGCGACCTCGAACGGCATGGGTTGTATCTCCGAGGCGTCGTCGGGGTTTCCCGGCTCCAACGGGCACGTGCCCTTCGAGAACGGCTATATCTCCGAGACGCTGGTCGACGAGGGGTACAACACCTACGCGGTCGGCAAGTGGCACCTGACACCGGGCGAAGAGACCCATATGGCGGCCAACAAGCGGCAGTGGCCGTTGGGTCGGGGGTTCGAGCGTTTTTACGGGTTCTTGGGCGGCGAGACCGATCAGTGGTACCCGGATCTCGTGCAGGACAACCAGCCTATCGAGCAGCCCGCAAGGCCCGAGGAGGGCTATCACCTGTCGGTCGACCTCGCCGACACGGCGATTCAGTATATCCGCGACGCCAAGGTGATTGCCCCGCAGAAGCCGTGGTTGATGTACTTCTGCCCCGGTGCAGGACACGCGCCGCACCAGGTACCGCAGGAATGGGCGGACAAGTACAAGGGCAAATTCGACATGGGCTGGGACGCCTACCGCGAGCAGACCCTCCAGAAGCAAATCGAGATGGGGATCCTGCCCGAGGGGACCGAACTGCCCCCCATCAACGCCTACGTCGACGAAACGAGTGCCGAGGGCAAGGAATGGCCCGAAGGCGACGTGATTCGCGATTGGGACTCGCTGGATGAGGACGAGAAGACCCTGTTTTGTCGCATGGCCGAGGTCTACGCCGGCTTCGTGAGCCACTGCGACCATCATATCGGTCGCGTGCTCGACTATCTCGAGGAGTCGGGGCAGCTCGATAACACCATTGTGGTCGTCGTCAGCGACAACGGCGCCAGCGGGGAAGGGGGGCCCAATGGGTCAGTCAACGAGAACAAGTTCTTCAACGGCATTCCCGACAGCCTCGAGGAGAACATGAAGTACCTCGATGTGCTCGGTTCCACCGAGACCTACAACCACTACCCCAACGGCTGGGCGCAGGCGTTTTGCGCGCCGTTCAAGATGTACAAGCGCTACTCGGGCCACGAGGGGGGCACCGCCGATCCGTGCATCGTCAGTTGGCCCAGAGGGATCCAGGCCAAGGGCGAGATTCGCGACCAATACATTCACGCCACCGACATCGTTCCCACCATCTACGACTGCCTGGACTTCGAGCCGCCCGCCGAGGTCAAGGGCTATACCCAGTCCGAGCTCGAGGGCGTGAGCTTCAAGCATACCTTCGAAGACGCCTCGGCGCCGACCCACAAGCGCATGCAGATCTACGGCATGCTCGGCACGCGCGGCATTTGGGCCGAGGGATGGCACGCCGCCGCGGTGCACCCGGCGATCAGCGGCTGGAGTCACTTTGCCGAAGATCGTTGGGAGTTGTTCCACCTCGACGAGGACCGCACCCAGGCCCATGACTTGGCCGACGAGCATCCCGACAAGCTCGAGAAGCTCAAGCAGCTGTGGTTTATGCTCGCCGGCAAGTACAACGCGCTGCCCATCGACGACCGCACCGCGCCGGAGGTGCTGATGACGCCCAGGCCCCAGCCGGCTCCCGAGCGCAACGTCTACGTCTATTATCCAAACTGCGCCGACGTGCCCGAGATGGTCGCCGCCAACACCCACGGCCGCTCGTACGACATTGCCTGTGAGCTGACTGTCGACGAGGAGCGCGCCGAAGGAGTGCTGTTCGCCCACGGCGGACGCTTCGGCGGCCACTCGTTGTACGTCCACGAGCGTCGACTGCACTACGTCTACAACTGGCTGGGGGAGAATGAGCAGAAGGTCACCTCCAACAAGTGTATTCCGACCGGGCGCCACACCTTCGGGGCGCGTTTCGACCTGACCGGCACCGATGGCCCCAGCCCCACGGGAACTGTCGAGTTGTATATCGACGAGGAGTGCGTCGGCACCCTCGACATCAAGACCCAGCCGGCGCACTTCGCGCTCGGTGGCGAAGGCTTGGCGGTCGGCCGCGACGGCGGCCAGCCTGTATCGAGCGACTACAAGAGCCCGTTCGAGTTCACCGGCGGGACCATCAAACAGGTCAACATCGACTTGCGCGGCGAGCGCATCCGCGACCTGGAGCAGGAGGCCAAGGCGATGATGTCGAGGGAATGA
- a CDS encoding bile acid:sodium symporter — protein sequence MDAFDWALVLQTIFVIGAMAFIGLSVSWQQVVELLRQRKQFTRGFIANMVLTPLLAVLLILVFDLPVDAQVALLLLGLAPGGMNMLQFTTKIEGRLAHAAAALLVMTVIALLIVPLVIVFVPLPREPGEVTVLGTVVAVLAAVVAPMALGAAVRHRWPETARKVARPINLVSTIAFVAAIIVSASVKKEAAQVLTPTVLLVLVLFVAGTLLIGWAMGGRDPVRRQFLATVTSIRNAGLVLLVAMVIFPRAGVDLVVLAYTMLIIPPNAVLTITKMVQGKRRQKRALKGSELTGG from the coding sequence ATGGACGCATTCGATTGGGCTCTTGTCCTACAGACCATCTTCGTGATCGGGGCGATGGCCTTTATCGGCCTGTCGGTCAGTTGGCAGCAGGTCGTCGAGCTGCTGCGTCAGCGAAAGCAGTTCACGCGTGGGTTTATCGCCAATATGGTGCTCACTCCGCTGCTCGCCGTGTTGCTCATCTTGGTGTTTGACCTGCCGGTTGACGCCCAGGTGGCGTTGTTGCTGCTGGGACTGGCGCCTGGCGGAATGAATATGTTGCAGTTCACCACGAAGATCGAGGGAAGGTTGGCGCACGCGGCCGCCGCGCTGCTGGTGATGACGGTCATCGCGCTGCTGATCGTGCCGCTGGTCATCGTATTCGTGCCCCTGCCGCGCGAGCCCGGTGAGGTCACTGTGCTGGGCACGGTAGTGGCGGTCTTGGCTGCGGTGGTCGCTCCGATGGCCCTCGGCGCGGCGGTTCGCCACCGGTGGCCGGAGACTGCCCGGAAAGTAGCGCGGCCGATCAACTTGGTCTCCACCATTGCCTTTGTCGCCGCGATCATCGTGAGCGCCTCCGTCAAAAAGGAAGCCGCCCAGGTGCTCACACCGACGGTGTTGTTGGTGCTCGTCCTCTTCGTCGCAGGCACGTTGCTCATCGGTTGGGCGATGGGGGGACGAGACCCGGTGCGCCGGCAGTTCTTGGCGACCGTCACCAGTATCCGCAACGCCGGTCTGGTGCTGCTGGTGGCTATGGTGATCTTCCCGCGAGCAGGCGTCGACCTTGTCGTGCTCGCCTACACCATGCTGATCATTCCGCCCAATGCCGTGCTGACGATCACCAAGATGGTGCAGGGGAAGCGTCGGCAGAAGAGGGCGCTCAAAGGCTCTGAACTCACGGGAGGCTGA
- a CDS encoding bestrophin-like domain, with amino-acid sequence MFDQFQRVDAISGWSFLVIIVALLVAFEIGRHLARRRKAVKTARQLHAANVLSGLLVLVSFLLAFSFGLAADYFQQRRQVVLDEANAIGTTYLRSKYLPEPQSKKVARLMLAYVNLRIVETSPEELAKARTRSEALQGELWKVASSLEDQNPNSEFAGLFVASLNEMIDLHQTRVTTALDFRLPLVVLVTLYVVAFLTLLVMGYNAGLGGTGDAVLTVSAVLCIAVVLVLINDLNRPVQLTFEVSQQALIDVRDALEQDLGRHP; translated from the coding sequence ATGTTCGACCAATTCCAACGCGTGGACGCCATTAGCGGTTGGTCCTTCCTGGTGATCATCGTCGCGCTTTTGGTGGCCTTCGAGATCGGACGTCACCTGGCGCGTCGGCGCAAGGCGGTGAAAACGGCACGCCAGCTCCACGCTGCCAACGTCCTCAGCGGGTTGCTCGTCTTGGTCTCGTTTCTGCTGGCCTTCAGCTTCGGCCTCGCCGCCGACTACTTCCAGCAGCGTCGGCAGGTCGTGCTCGACGAGGCCAACGCCATCGGCACGACTTACCTGCGCTCGAAGTATCTGCCCGAGCCGCAGTCCAAGAAGGTCGCGCGTCTGATGCTCGCGTACGTCAATCTGCGCATCGTCGAGACGTCGCCCGAAGAACTCGCCAAGGCACGAACCCGGTCGGAAGCCTTGCAGGGCGAGCTGTGGAAGGTTGCGTCGTCGTTGGAAGACCAGAACCCCAACTCGGAGTTCGCAGGGCTATTTGTCGCTTCGCTCAACGAGATGATCGACCTGCACCAGACGAGGGTGACCACCGCCCTCGATTTTCGCCTGCCGTTGGTGGTCTTGGTGACGCTATACGTCGTCGCCTTTCTCACCCTATTGGTGATGGGCTACAACGCCGGGTTGGGCGGGACGGGAGACGCCGTGCTCACTGTCTCGGCGGTCCTCTGCATCGCGGTCGTGCTCGTATTGATCAACGACCTGAACCGGCCGGTGCAACTCACCTTCGAGGTGAGCCAGCAGGCGCTCATCGACGTGCGCGATGCGTTGGAGCAGGATTTAGGACGACATCCCTGA
- a CDS encoding transporter, which translates to MCHQTQSEKIRYAFSSAVVVLLAATLVSTAYAQEEASTAEGAAGQQAAGATDLAKKTQNPVSDLISVPFENNFQWGAGFEDEFSYLLVIKPVYPMKLSEEWNLVHRVLAPVSYFPEPAPGIDDAFGLGDITYQAFFSPESTEPFVWGVGPQFQFPTATDDILGTDKWSVGPAAVALQLNGPWVYGALLTYMYSFAGDDARDDVRLGALQYFINYNLPSGWYLTTSPTNTLNFEADDDKWTIPLGGGAGKVVKFGPLPVNLSLQAYYNVERPPGAPEGTVRFQFSFLLPRGR; encoded by the coding sequence ATGTGTCACCAGACGCAGTCCGAGAAGATTCGTTATGCCTTTTCGAGCGCCGTCGTCGTGTTGCTGGCGGCTACGCTGGTCTCGACGGCCTACGCGCAGGAGGAGGCATCAACGGCCGAAGGGGCGGCTGGCCAACAGGCCGCCGGCGCGACCGATCTGGCCAAGAAGACCCAGAACCCGGTCAGCGACCTCATCAGCGTGCCCTTCGAGAACAACTTCCAGTGGGGCGCAGGCTTCGAGGACGAGTTCAGCTACCTGCTGGTGATCAAGCCGGTCTACCCGATGAAGCTCAGCGAGGAGTGGAACCTGGTCCACCGCGTGCTCGCACCGGTGAGCTACTTCCCGGAGCCGGCCCCGGGCATCGACGATGCGTTCGGCCTGGGCGACATTACCTACCAGGCGTTCTTCTCGCCGGAGTCGACCGAGCCGTTTGTCTGGGGCGTCGGCCCGCAATTTCAATTCCCGACGGCGACCGACGATATCTTGGGCACCGACAAATGGTCGGTGGGCCCGGCGGCGGTCGCCCTGCAGCTCAACGGGCCCTGGGTCTACGGGGCGCTACTCACCTACATGTACTCCTTCGCGGGCGACGACGCGCGTGACGACGTGCGCCTGGGGGCCTTGCAATACTTCATCAACTACAACCTTCCCAGCGGTTGGTACTTGACCACCAGTCCGACGAACACGCTGAACTTCGAGGCCGACGACGACAAGTGGACCATCCCGCTGGGCGGCGGGGCAGGCAAGGTCGTCAAGTTCGGCCCCTTGCCTGTGAACCTGTCGTTGCAAGCCTACTACAACGTCGAGCGGCCTCCCGGCGCGCCCGAGGGAACGGTGCGCTTCCAGTTTTCGTTCCTGCTGCCTAGAGGGCGGTAG
- a CDS encoding IS110 family RNA-guided transposase translates to MRNYKIDNDVIATTRKLWMGIDAHKRTLHVTVIDDDGEMVLSESLPHAKEHVVGLVRRLEDADFVAVYEAGPTGYKLLKWLEELGCDAFMVPPTHVRQKKGGKKIKTDERDSYDLAEQARAGMLPAVHALDEDTYCERQVVRTRGQLVEHRSQLKAQIKSLLLFHGVSAPDDLKANWSKRFMRWLEEGPTGDENLDLAIEALVGVIYSFDKQIKRLEGRLRQMEESQKWADEAELLRSVPGIGALTTMLLLLELGDVSRFDRCEEFSSWLGLVPGEWSSGDGQNKGSITRAGNKRARSALVESSWTLIGKDAGMRAVYERIKAKSGAGVAIVAVARRLALAIRAMLRDQKSTSTTR, encoded by the coding sequence ATGCGAAACTATAAGATCGACAACGATGTGATTGCAACGACGCGCAAACTGTGGATGGGAATCGACGCCCACAAGCGCACGCTGCATGTGACAGTCATCGACGATGACGGTGAGATGGTGCTCTCGGAGTCGCTGCCCCACGCCAAGGAGCATGTGGTCGGGCTGGTTCGTCGTCTCGAAGACGCCGATTTCGTTGCTGTGTATGAAGCAGGACCCACTGGCTACAAGCTCTTGAAATGGCTCGAAGAGCTCGGCTGTGATGCGTTTATGGTTCCGCCGACACATGTGCGCCAGAAGAAGGGCGGAAAGAAGATCAAGACCGACGAGCGCGACAGCTACGATTTGGCCGAGCAGGCTCGTGCTGGCATGCTTCCGGCCGTTCACGCGCTCGACGAGGATACGTACTGCGAGCGGCAGGTAGTGCGTACCCGGGGCCAGCTGGTCGAACACCGCAGCCAGCTCAAGGCTCAGATCAAGTCGCTGCTGCTGTTTCACGGCGTCTCGGCGCCGGACGATTTGAAGGCCAACTGGTCGAAGCGATTCATGCGCTGGCTCGAGGAGGGGCCGACCGGTGACGAGAATCTCGACCTAGCGATTGAGGCGCTGGTGGGCGTCATCTACAGCTTCGACAAGCAGATTAAACGGCTCGAGGGGCGACTTCGCCAGATGGAAGAGAGCCAAAAATGGGCCGATGAAGCCGAGTTGTTGCGCAGCGTGCCGGGGATTGGCGCGCTGACCACGATGCTCCTTTTGCTCGAGCTCGGTGACGTGAGTCGTTTCGATCGCTGCGAGGAGTTTTCGAGCTGGCTTGGGCTTGTGCCAGGCGAGTGGTCCAGTGGAGATGGGCAAAACAAGGGCTCAATCACGCGAGCGGGCAATAAACGAGCGCGCTCAGCCCTGGTCGAGTCGAGCTGGACGCTGATCGGCAAAGACGCCGGGATGCGGGCAGTCTATGAGCGCATCAAAGCCAAGAGTGGCGCCGGTGTGGCGATCGTGGCGGTGGCGCGAAGGCTCGCGCTGGCGATACGTGCAATGCTTCGAGACCAAAAAAGTACGAGTACAACCCGATAA
- a CDS encoding transposase, which translates to MRRFWQIYVHIVWATKGRSHIIKGQLERPMHSAIRDKMRELSMVPVCVNSAWNHTHSLVSWNPSVSVDDAVEQFKDAAVEKWKTLRQKRELDVPLLQLQDGYSAFSVSPKHVDWVKDYVAKQKKRHSTGKIVDECEIWT; encoded by the coding sequence ATGAGACGCTTTTGGCAAATCTACGTTCATATCGTCTGGGCCACGAAAGGCCGCAGTCACATCATCAAGGGGCAACTCGAACGTCCCATGCACAGTGCGATTCGGGACAAAATGCGCGAATTGTCGATGGTGCCGGTCTGCGTGAACTCGGCGTGGAACCACACGCATTCATTGGTGAGCTGGAATCCGTCCGTTTCAGTCGACGACGCTGTCGAGCAGTTCAAGGACGCCGCCGTCGAGAAGTGGAAGACGCTGCGTCAGAAGCGGGAGTTGGACGTTCCACTTCTGCAACTGCAAGACGGGTACTCCGCATTCTCGGTAAGTCCCAAGCACGTCGATTGGGTGAAAGACTACGTCGCGAAGCAAAAGAAGCGCCACAGCACCGGCAAGATTGTCGATGAGTGCGAGATCTGGACGTAG
- a CDS encoding NADP-dependent phosphogluconate dehydrogenase, whose product MKEQLPSSFGVVGLGRIGGGLARQALGKGIAVVGHDTSEPPDELVDAGLEYIDDVSLFAERLDRPRVVFLYVPAGAVVDEVCEELAPVLDDGDVIVDGGNSYWGDSLRRYERLKEEHGVEFVDCGTSGGVRGAEQGACFMAGGTRQAFEVIEPVLKALSVDGGYVHCGGPAAGHFVKLVHNGIEFGMLQAIGEGMQLLERYRDELPIAEVLRTWTNGSVIRSWLVELMEEQYRAQGGTGDIPPFVEDTGEVNWLVDDAMHMEVPVPVIAQSVMQLLASRDSDQTWARAVALMRHGFGEHPFGADEGVEHHRKSSRLGPFPGA is encoded by the coding sequence ATGAAAGAGCAACTTCCTTCGAGTTTCGGTGTCGTCGGCCTGGGTCGTATCGGCGGCGGGTTGGCCCGCCAGGCCCTGGGCAAGGGCATCGCGGTGGTCGGCCACGACACGAGCGAGCCGCCGGACGAGCTGGTCGACGCCGGCCTCGAGTATATCGACGACGTCTCGCTATTCGCCGAGCGCTTGGACCGGCCGCGGGTCGTCTTTTTGTACGTGCCCGCCGGGGCGGTCGTCGACGAGGTGTGCGAGGAGCTCGCCCCGGTGCTCGACGACGGCGACGTCATCGTCGACGGGGGCAATTCGTATTGGGGCGACTCGCTTCGCCGCTACGAGCGCCTCAAAGAGGAGCACGGCGTGGAGTTCGTCGACTGCGGCACAAGCGGTGGCGTGCGCGGGGCCGAGCAGGGCGCCTGCTTTATGGCCGGGGGCACCCGGCAGGCCTTCGAGGTGATCGAGCCCGTCCTGAAGGCGCTGTCGGTCGACGGAGGCTACGTCCACTGCGGCGGCCCGGCGGCCGGCCACTTCGTCAAGCTCGTCCACAACGGCATCGAGTTCGGCATGTTGCAGGCCATCGGCGAGGGGATGCAGCTGCTGGAGCGCTACCGCGACGAGTTGCCTATCGCCGAAGTGTTGCGCACGTGGACCAACGGCTCGGTCATTCGCTCGTGGCTCGTCGAGCTCATGGAGGAGCAGTACCGCGCCCAGGGCGGCACCGGCGACATCCCGCCGTTTGTCGAGGACACCGGCGAGGTAAATTGGTTGGTCGACGACGCGATGCACATGGAGGTGCCCGTGCCGGTCATCGCCCAGTCGGTCATGCAGTTGTTGGCGTCGCGGGACAGCGACCAGACATGGGCGCGGGCGGTGGCCCTGATGCGCCACGGGTTCGGCGAGCATCCGTTCGGGGCGGATGAAGGGGTGGAGCATCACCGCAAGAGTAGTCGGTTGGGGCCGTTTCCGGGGGCGTGA
- a CDS encoding glycoside hydrolase family 15 protein has product MSHHPIAEYALLSDCHGSALVHRAGSIDWLCMPRFDSPAVFCRLLDEEGGHWSIRPVGEFEVERRYLDGTLVLETTFTTPDGELVLLDALALAPNEEAHGHDLGADAPHCLIRQVRCTRGEVDVEIEFQPRPEYGLIASLTRQVDGGVLARGGASAWMLSCDVDEDVEQSVVRSELCMREGDCRRFALQYASILDARPEAWPPARIGEQFETTCEAWRHWQEMHQSYEGPWRDLVWHSGRILQALSYYPTGAIIAAATTSLPETVGGERNWDYRYTWVRDASFTLDALWVAACPDEAEKFIDFLANAAFTKIERGHDMQIMYGIAGEHDLSERELGHLAGWRGSRPVRVGNGAWNQRQIDVYGELLAAVHRLREHLGEVDELTKRFLVQVADAASRCWKQADQGIWEVRGEPRHYLYSKLMCWVAMDRAIALSDWLEASHRVDAWDKAREEIRRAILDEGWNEQVGAFTQSFGDDALDASSLVIPLVDFLPADDERVLATVDAIEEHLTDEHGLVYRYLRDDGLRGEEGSFLLCTFWLAHARALAGQTEHARAIFERAASYANDLGLLAEEVDSETGELLGNFPQAFSHIGLVNAAWAIQQAEA; this is encoded by the coding sequence ATGTCCCATCACCCCATCGCCGAATACGCCCTGTTGTCCGATTGCCACGGCTCCGCGTTGGTCCACCGCGCCGGGTCCATCGATTGGCTCTGCATGCCTCGGTTCGACTCGCCGGCGGTGTTTTGCCGGCTGCTCGACGAGGAGGGCGGGCATTGGTCGATTCGGCCGGTCGGGGAGTTCGAGGTCGAGCGGCGTTACCTGGACGGCACGTTGGTGCTCGAGACGACGTTTACGACGCCCGACGGCGAGCTCGTGCTGCTCGACGCGTTGGCGTTGGCGCCCAACGAGGAAGCGCACGGCCACGACCTGGGGGCCGACGCGCCGCATTGCCTGATTCGTCAGGTGCGGTGTACGCGCGGGGAGGTCGACGTCGAGATCGAGTTCCAGCCGCGCCCGGAGTACGGGCTCATCGCGTCGCTGACGCGGCAGGTCGACGGCGGTGTGTTGGCGCGGGGTGGCGCGAGCGCGTGGATGTTGTCGTGCGACGTCGACGAGGATGTCGAGCAGTCGGTCGTGCGCTCCGAGTTGTGCATGCGCGAGGGGGATTGCCGACGGTTTGCGCTGCAGTACGCCAGCATTTTGGACGCGCGTCCCGAGGCGTGGCCGCCGGCGCGCATCGGCGAGCAATTCGAGACGACCTGCGAGGCGTGGCGGCACTGGCAAGAGATGCACCAGTCTTACGAGGGGCCGTGGCGTGACCTGGTGTGGCATAGCGGCCGGATTCTGCAGGCGCTGAGCTACTACCCGACCGGGGCGATCATCGCGGCGGCGACGACGTCATTGCCCGAGACGGTCGGCGGGGAGCGCAACTGGGATTACCGATACACCTGGGTGCGCGACGCCAGCTTTACGCTCGACGCGCTGTGGGTGGCCGCGTGTCCCGACGAGGCCGAGAAGTTTATCGACTTTCTGGCCAACGCCGCGTTCACCAAGATCGAGCGCGGCCACGATATGCAAATCATGTACGGGATTGCCGGGGAGCACGACCTGAGCGAGCGCGAGCTGGGTCATCTGGCGGGGTGGCGAGGCAGCCGGCCTGTGCGCGTGGGCAACGGGGCGTGGAACCAGCGCCAGATCGACGTCTACGGTGAGCTGCTCGCCGCGGTTCATCGGCTGCGTGAGCACTTGGGCGAGGTCGACGAGCTCACCAAGCGCTTTTTGGTCCAGGTCGCCGACGCTGCGTCCCGTTGCTGGAAACAGGCCGACCAGGGCATCTGGGAGGTGCGCGGCGAGCCGCGCCACTACCTGTACTCGAAGCTGATGTGCTGGGTGGCGATGGACCGCGCCATCGCGTTGTCGGATTGGTTGGAGGCGTCGCACAGAGTCGACGCGTGGGACAAAGCGCGCGAGGAGATTCGCCGCGCGATCCTCGACGAGGGGTGGAACGAGCAGGTCGGGGCGTTCACCCAGTCGTTCGGCGACGACGCGCTCGACGCTTCGAGCCTCGTGATCCCGCTGGTGGACTTCCTGCCCGCCGACGACGAGCGAGTGCTGGCCACCGTCGACGCCATCGAGGAGCACCTGACCGACGAACACGGCCTGGTCTATCGTTACCTGCGAGACGACGGGCTGCGCGGCGAGGAGGGGAGCTTTTTGCTGTGCACCTTTTGGCTGGCTCACGCGCGGGCCCTGGCCGGTCAAACCGAGCACGCCCGCGCCATCTTCGAGCGCGCCGCCTCGTACGCCAACGATCTGGGTCTTCTGGCCGAAGAGGTCGACTCCGAGACGGGCGAATTGCTCGGTAATTTTCCGCAGGCCTTCAGCCATATCGGATTGGTCAACGCGGCCTGGGCGATTCAGCAGGCGGAGGCTTGA
- a CDS encoding HdeD family acid-resistance protein: protein MAARSKELIKTPYRERWGWVAARGIFALLFGVIALIWPGISLFALVILFGAYALIDGIASLAFAASGGKTPSGRTWPLVLMGLAGIGAAVAAFVWPGVTAFVLLWIIAAWAVATGILEVIAYFSLRKNLDHSWLLLASGLLSIAFGAALMLWPVAGLLTVVVLVGVYAILAGLTLLALAFAMRRSLKHKTPVDRRQTPPGEPTPA from the coding sequence ATGGCGGCTCGATCGAAGGAACTCATAAAGACACCGTACCGGGAGCGATGGGGGTGGGTGGCCGCACGCGGCATCTTTGCCCTCCTTTTTGGCGTCATTGCGCTGATCTGGCCCGGTATCAGCCTGTTCGCCCTGGTCATTCTGTTCGGCGCCTATGCGCTGATCGATGGGATTGCCTCGCTGGCGTTTGCCGCGAGCGGGGGCAAGACGCCGTCGGGTAGGACGTGGCCGCTTGTGCTGATGGGCCTTGCGGGCATCGGCGCGGCCGTCGCCGCGTTTGTGTGGCCCGGGGTGACCGCGTTCGTGTTGTTGTGGATCATCGCAGCTTGGGCCGTGGCCACCGGAATTCTCGAGGTCATCGCCTATTTCTCGTTGCGCAAAAACCTGGACCATTCCTGGCTGCTGCTGGCGAGCGGGCTGTTGTCTATCGCGTTCGGCGCAGCATTGATGCTGTGGCCGGTGGCAGGGTTGCTTACGGTGGTGGTGTTGGTCGGAGTCTACGCCATCTTGGCTGGCCTGACGCTGCTCGCGCTGGCGTTCGCCATGCGGCGTTCGCTCAAACACAAGACCCCGGTCGATCGGCGTCAAACGCCCCCGGGTGAGCCGACGCCTGCATGA
- a CDS encoding bestrophin-like domain — protein sequence MSTGENMLRDFLALESNWWVFFVLTFVVFLAMVEVGYRFGRWRRKRQADPAEQKSQTGTVLAALLALLGFLLAISFGVAADRFGERKALVLQEANAIGTTFLRTDFLDEPHRTTVRQLLRGYTASRIQYVRQGDFTDLDAALEGAAQVHDELWQVADVVAEQNPRSVPVGLFIDSLNEVIDLHEERVTVAFRYRVPPSLLWTLYLVSVLAMGTMGLHFGLSGTRSLAATVALIVSFAAILLLIVDLDSPTQRLFDVSQDPLVDTLKTMEEARAREPPVGGGPVEE from the coding sequence ATGAGCACGGGGGAGAACATGCTGCGGGACTTCTTGGCGCTCGAGTCGAACTGGTGGGTGTTTTTCGTGCTCACCTTCGTCGTCTTTTTGGCGATGGTCGAAGTCGGCTACCGGTTTGGCCGCTGGCGCCGCAAGCGGCAGGCCGATCCGGCCGAGCAGAAGTCTCAAACGGGCACCGTGCTCGCCGCGCTGTTGGCGCTGTTGGGCTTTTTGTTGGCCATCAGTTTCGGGGTAGCCGCCGACCGGTTCGGAGAGCGCAAAGCGTTGGTGCTCCAGGAAGCCAACGCCATCGGCACGACGTTTTTGCGCACGGACTTTCTCGACGAGCCGCACCGAACCACCGTGCGCCAGTTGTTGCGAGGCTACACCGCCTCGCGCATTCAATACGTTCGGCAGGGGGATTTCACCGACCTGGACGCCGCGCTCGAAGGCGCCGCCCAGGTCCACGACGAGTTGTGGCAGGTGGCCGACGTCGTCGCCGAGCAAAACCCGCGGTCGGTTCCTGTCGGCTTGTTCATCGACTCGCTCAACGAGGTGATCGACCTGCACGAGGAGCGGGTGACGGTGGCCTTTCGCTACCGAGTCCCGCCCAGTCTGTTGTGGACGCTGTACCTGGTCTCGGTGTTGGCGATGGGCACGATGGGGCTGCACTTTGGCCTGAGCGGCACGCGCAGCTTGGCGGCGACGGTGGCGTTGATCGTGTCCTTTGCAGCTATCTTGCTGCTCATCGTCGACCTCGATTCGCCGACCCAGCGGCTCTTCGATGTGTCTCAGGACCCGTTGGTCGACACGCTGAAGACGATGGAGGAAGCGCGCGCCCGTGAGCCGCCGGTCGGCGGTGGGCCGGTCGAGGAGTAG